CAAGGGTGTTGATGATTCTTATTTTCTTGAACAGGTTATTTCTGTTTTGCATTGTTGACGGGTGTGAAGACTATGAAAAAGGGAGAGAAGGTGCTTCTGTCTACAAAAGCACAATGTAGGCTTTATATTTATAAGTAGATTACATAGTCATTTGGACATcatatactaattttttaaataaacaatataaaaaaaaatgagatataTGAATATACCAAACGAAGTCCTCAGTTACTTCAAGGGAAAAATAAATTGATGAATAGTCTTAATTGCTTAAATTTACTAGGTGTagccattttttttatttacataaattcATTTATATTTGCTCAATCTACTTGTATAAATAGACCAACTTAATTGGGCATCATATACTAATTTCACACTTACCATTGTTTCATACAGCAGTTAAAATCACATCAGAGACAAATCCAAGTAAAGCCATATAAACCAAATACTATATTCACTTATCAAAAAATACATtctaagacaaaaaatataaataaaaaagcgAAATCAAAGAGAGGCATAAAAAGGTGTAAGGAAAACAAAATTGTTGACCATTTTCATCGACCGAAAAACAAGTAACATTACATTCAATTACAAGGAGAGCAGGGTAAGCCTACATCTGGTGATGAAGGTGTTGCTCCTCCCAATGCAACTCTACAAATTACTCTTGTGCTGGTATCATGGAAGATTGTTGCAAATGTTACAGATGACAAAAAGGTTGTTAAAAAGATATTGAATGAAGGAGAAGGATATGACCGTCCTAACGAGGGAGCTGTTGTAAAATGTAAGGATAGTCTCTAATGTTATGTATATATGGCCTTTTTTTGTGATCTGGTGATGTGAGTTTAATTTCTTGGTAGTGAAATTAATTGGTAAGCTACAAGAAGGCACTACGTTTATTAGAAAGGGTCATGAAGATGGGGATGAATTATTTGAATTTAAGACTGATGGAGCTGTTCGATTTGTACTTTTTAATGGCTCTTTAGATTTTCCCTTTACAAAGTTCATGACTCCGCAACATCTAAGCGGAACAAGTTAAGTAGAATTGGTTTCATGCGAGAAGGTTGGTTAGATTCTATTACTACGGAGTGTTCCATTTGTGACAACTTATTTGAAACTTTATTCTATACTCACACCATTTCATATTGTTGTTTCAGGAAAAGGAATCATGGGATATGAATACTGAAGAGAAAATTAGGAATCATGGGATATGAATACTGAAGAGAAAATTGAGGCAAGTGgggaaaaaaagaaagaaggaaatgCATTGTTTAAAGCTGGCAAATATGTTAGATCATCAAAGAGATATGAAAAAGGTGAAGCTTCTAAAAGGAAGAAaatattcattgataattatgAAGTTCTAATATTCTGATGGTGTTTAGTTTCTTGTTTTCTTGCAGGCTGTGAAGGCTTAATTGGTGATAGCTGAGCATGAAGTGTTCCTTTTAAACTGAATCTTTTATGAGTTATGTCCATATTTTGGCTTTGGGTTATTGTCTCTAACAAGTAGTGATGAGTATGTGAGTGTTCAATCTTTAAATGTTGGTGTTCATTTGATTTTAACATTTCTCTTGTTATCTTTCCATATTAGTGATCATGATAATTGAAAAATACACCATTCGTAGGTGTTTGTGCAGTGTACGACTTGAAATTTAGGTTAGTTGGCTTAGGATTAGTTCATCTACGTCGTAACTACTTAGTCTTCATCATTTTTACATTATTCGTCATAATATTTAGACTTACAAATAATTAGCTTAAGTACTTGAACTTATTTTTATGTGTAATAAAGATGATACCTTTGACAATATATGTCAGTTGACGTCAATCTTAAATTTTTTCTCATACATTTGAGCTACACTCTTTATTTGAACTTTGTTTGTAGTGATGGCAAGAGCTAAATAATGAAATTTTCTTACCGTTTGATTCAACATATGATATTCATCTTGAAATCCCATGGTACTTGACTTAAGAAGTTTGGATTACGTATCATTGTAGGTGTCTCCGTGTGCGTGTATGACCATTGACCTTCGAAGAGAAGGTCTTATTTATAAGAAGAATGCGGTATTTTACTATTAACTGTTTCGTTTCTATTTAGGCTGTAACTATTTGGTTATTTAATCTGATGGTTAAGCCCTTTGAATAGCTACAACAAATTTgaaatcatatattttttcttaaagtaagTTTTGTATTTCTATAATAGGCATCTAGATCTTTTTTTGCAAATTGTTGCTGCATTTACAATGCCTTTTGATCATTACTTAGTATTCTTaattcaacaacaaatacaGCGTATTTTGTGGTAAAGTTGGTTTTTCATGGAAATGATGTGAagtaaaaatatttcatttcttaATGTTTGAGAATGAATATGTAAACTGGTCATTTGTTCATTTTGTGGTTAAGTTTGTTGTTCATGGAAATATCGTAAAGTACTCTAAATTGGTTTCTTCCAATCAGACAATCTAGGATCTAaatttcattttgcattgccTTTGAAGCTCAAGATTCTCCATTGAGGTTAGATTTTCCATTGATCATTATTTAGGTTTTATAAGCGATTTATACACAATTTGTTGATGTTTATGGGTGAATTGTTGGTGAATTTATAAATATCATGAATCATGATTCTAGGGTTTCTTTGTTGAAAAGAACAATAATTATTTTCTAGATTTTGTATTACAAAGATACTTCATCAAATTCCAATGGTATTTGTGTAGGAATCTCGGTTCAACTGTTTCTTGTTTGATGGATATCAATTTTTCGTGTAGAACGTATCGCTATTAGTAGGGGTTTTCTTATTAATGTAATTGAAATGCCTTTTTAAtgcaactaattaatttaatttaattttatattggtTATCTTGAAAATTCTTGAAAAAATTTTAGATTTGGAATTGATGAGTAGGTCAAAGAAAATTACTTGAGCTATGctgttaattattttaattattttttgtgtaACTTATTGATCTTGTGGTCATTATCCATATTGTTTAGCTttctttgtaaatttttatgatgacTCATCTTTGAATATTTCTTAATAATATTGGATTTTAAATGTGATTTGCATGACTTTTATAGGAATACAATATAGTGTTAAATACATATGTTGGAAAAGTTGTAGTTGTAAATTGAAAGATGGGATGTGTCGGCCTCCCAGGCCAAATCGAAAAGGATCCTTTTAGTTCAGCCCTTGTGTGTCATAAACATGAAAATAAGTAAGGATGATTTAGTATCTTCTTGTCATTGTGTTGTTTGCACCCTGCATTAAATTAGATTTTAGGCATGGCATGTTTGTTCTTAGTACTGAATATTGTTTTAAATGCGTGTAGAATCTCTATAAATGGCTTGTTCAATTTCTCATGGCTCTTGACAACTTGCATGGGAACCATATCCTTCATCGTGATGTGAAGGTTAGTAATTATATGATTGTGCtagaaattttccttttttcttaatCAGTTTATTTGCTTCTGACGCCCTTTAGCACTGATATCTCTTTCTTTGGCTGCTTCATTTAATTGGTGTCCCCATCCCTGTTTCATTTGTTAAGATCATTTGATTAGTatcatccaaatacaaataaGAAAAATCCATTCTTATTTCTTCGattgttttgatttctttttattgttttgatttAGATTTTGCTTTGATATTGGGAATTGTCAATGTTAGTTCATTATAGGATTCATATGGAATACGTTATAATGAAAGCTTAATGCTAATCTTTATGTAGAGTTCACGTGGAGGTCAGATGTGCAGAATCATTAATGCCTTTGCATGCTGTGATATGTTCACTTCCTTGCTATCACTACATTGATGGACTTGTAAACATATGTTCTAAGGTTAGTTGTCTCTGGGAATTTTTTTCGTACCTTAAAAATGTTGGCTTAAGATGATTTGAAAGCATTAGGATTTGATTTGAATACAATTAGTCTCCAAACACATGTAATGATTGACACTGCCATCTCCAATACCCAAAAATTAATTATCTAAATTGTCAGTTTTTTTAGTGTTATGGAGAAATGTGTAATACTTAATCTACGTAAAAGTATTTTGTAGGAGTTTAATGTTGATTGATTTTCTTTCTGTTTCAAGTTAACTTGCACAATATTCGGTTTTGATTTGAACAGAATTAGTCTCCGAACACATGTAATATGTAACTGCATTAATTCTTATGTTTATATTTGCTACAATTCTTACTAaggtatataataatatgaataGAACTTCTTTTTGAGTTGAATCATGTACACCTTTCTCTAAGAGAAATTTGAGTTTGATTTTCGCTGCCCTTATTCTCCATTAGCCTACATTGTAccaaaaaagagaaaatttgtttttgtggTGTTGAAATATATGCTTGCTTAGGATTTTACATTGGTTTTTGGTTGTTTTCaatcatatattttaaaattatctgAAGCACAAATTACTGATAAAGTATATTACAAGCCTCAAccgatatatatattatatactacaTCTTGGGGatcaatttttgttttgatatttaTCATATTTGAAAAGTATAGGGGATGATCCTTTAGGTACGTGCTTTTGCAATTGTCTAACCATTACACATTTTCAACTTCCATACTAGCACTTATTTTTGCTTGTTGCAATACCAATAATATGATTTCATGCTTCAATTTGTTATTAAAGTTTGATTTGCAAGAGTGAAGGTCAATCTTATTACTGATTGACGCTGCTGATTGGCTGCTGATTTGTTGATCCCATAGTGTGCTATGTTGCTGCCCAATCAACAACATCAATGATGTCGCAGCTGGTTTTTGATATTCCAGCTAAAGAGCtgaattattttgttgttgtaaTGGCTGCAATGCAGTGGAGTTTTGTTTGTGTCttttgattattgttattaactTTGTACTTTACAACCATTAATAGACACTACTTAATGGATTGAAATTTTCCATTAAGTAGTGTCTTGATTGTTGCTATTAACTTTGTACTTTACATTAAGAAGTGtctaataatgaacaaaaatttTCCATTTAGTAGTGTCtatgtaacaccccgttaaattatcaataaaaaaattaattattaataaataattagttgattaaatatattaaattattatttgagTATACCTTTGTTGCGCACGTATTTTGTCGCGTAAAAAGTTTATCGCATAACAAGTTTATTGGGTAACGATAACAACTAAACTGaacaataaagtaattaaataatttttttttttaaaaaagggaaTAAACACAAATTGGTCGGTTATGGGAGGATTTGGAGGGGTTTTGGAAACTCCTTCCTAAATTGTAATTAAGGGGTAATTAAGTTAGTCAATTAATGGACCAAGCCACCAAGGCTCAAGAACCATGCTCATGGTGCACACATCCCACTAAAACCCAATAACAAGATAGCCCAGTCAGTTGATCAATACTGATCAATATATCAGTGATTTAGTTGTATTTTGTTCTGCTTTTAAGCAAGTGATGTCTATCACGTGATATtgtaaactagccgttagaacATTAGAAACCTATATATAGGTCTCTAATCATTGTGTAATTGATTCAGATTTTAGTTTtaatattcattcttcattttcagtTTAGAGGTGTTGAATTTCTTCTTCTCATTTCCTTGTGTGTGTGCATTTGTAAGATTAATCAGCCATTGCAAAGGAAGTGTGGAACACTTTCTGATTTCTAAATTGTGGAACAATTTAGAGTGTGACCTTTCTATTCAGTGAGTGAAACTCAGGGAAGGGTGTATAGAGTTCATCCCATTGGTGAGTGAAACCAGTTGGGAAGATTGAAGGTTGGCCTGAGAACCAGAATTGGTATCTTGGGTGGATTTGTATTACTTGTGAGTCATTCAACCTTACTCTAATTGATAAGGCTGATTGTGTGCAAGATTAGGAGTGTCAAGGACCCTATCTTGGTGCATTAAGGACATGGAGTTCTATGTTTGAGTTATTGGCCTTTGAAGTGGGGTATACTCCTTATGGCTGAGAATGGATAAAATGTACTTAACGATGTGATATTTTCCTTTGAAATGGGGTATACGAGGTATATGCTAATACTATTTGATGTCCGTCTAAGACAATATATGCGTGCTGAAGAAGTTTGCGGTTCTGCTGAAAGGTTTTCTGGTTATGGTATTATTATGGTATTCAGCTGTTGGCCTTTTGTTTTGATTGTGGCTCAGCTTATGAACTGAGGTTGTTTTTGGTCTATAATACCTCGAATGATATGCCTTTGCCTTTGTTGCTGGTTATTGTGAGCATAATGTAGGGTGTTGATTGTGTGTGAGTGAACTGATGTAGGTATAATAGCTATTGTACTAACATATGACACAATTGGGCAAATGAATGAAGTGGGATCCCTACTTCTATTATTTAACATATGCAATACAAATGCTGTCTTAGGTAGATACTGTTCCGGGGCCCATGATGTTGGGTCTGCAATCCCAAATATTTGCTACTATGCCACTTGATCCTAATGTGGTGATGTATGTAATTGGAGATTGTGTTATACAGGATTCGAAGCTAAGAGAAGCATGATGTGTGTTGAGGCTAATCAAAATTTGTCTGCTAGCTTGACTGATGATGCTAATTGGCTGCTGATTTGCTGATCCCATAGTGTGCTATGTTGCTACCCAATCAACAACATCAATAATGTCGCGGCTGGTTTTTTATATTCCTGCTAAAGAGTTGAATTGTTTTGTTGATGTAATGGCTGCAATGCAGCGGAGTTTTGTTTGTGTCTGATTATTTTACCACCATTAATAGACACCACTTGATGgattaaaattttacattaagTAGTGTCTTTTGATTGTTGCTATTAACTTTGTACTTTACATTAAGTAGTGTCtaataatgtaatttttttttcccattAAGTAGTGTCTATTAATGGTTgcaatatcttttatttttttggaaaactTGAGACTGTGACGTAGCATTTACATTCATGGGAAGCTACATGGGGGCTGGGGAGGCCCGGACCCCTTTGTCGAAAATGTGATTCCTTGTAAATTTGGCTTTGGCTCCCTCTTACTAATACGATATATAGTTTAAAGAGAGtacaaatataacaaaaattactatagCTCAATGGTTGGACTAACACATTTATAATTTAAGGTTAAGGAATCAAATTCTaatttaaactattatttttatagactaataaatttgtattataatATCATTACTatttatctttcataatttcaCATTCATCCTTTTAGTgtgtgtttttatattttttccatcttaattttaattttttttagactAATTAAGCAAATATATGGAGTTAAA
The Amaranthus tricolor cultivar Red isolate AtriRed21 chromosome 11, ASM2621246v1, whole genome shotgun sequence DNA segment above includes these coding regions:
- the LOC130826459 gene encoding peptidyl-prolyl cis-trans isomerase FKBP62-like codes for the protein AKFDGVEFTVSKGYFCFALLTGVKTMKKGEKVLLSTKAQCRLGEQGKPTSGDEGVAPPNATLQITLVLVSWKIVANVTDDKKVVKKILNEGEGYDRPNEGAVVKLKLIGKLQEGTTFIRKGHEDGDELFEFKTDGAVRFVLFNGSLDFPFTKFMTPQHLSGTRKGIMGYEY